The Eggerthella guodeyinii sequence GGCGTGATGGAAACCTCGTCGTTCATGGGCGGCGGCGGGACGTTCTACGCGCCCTACACCACGGTGGAGACGCGCATCGGCAACACGGGCGGCATCCAGCAGATCGTCGGCTTCGCGCGCGAGGGCACCGACATGGACCGCCTCGTCGAGACGACCCAAACCTTCGTGGCGCAGTACTTCAACCTGGACGCCGAAAGCGTGTACGTGTCGTCGCTCGATGCCGTCATCAAGCAGATGGAGACGATGATGGCGTCGTTCTCGCTGCTCATGGGCTCGGTGGCGTCGATCTCGCTGTTCGTGGGCGGCATCGGCATCATGAACATGATGCTGACGAACGTCACCGAGCGCATCCGCGAGATCGGCCTGCGCAAGTCGCTCGGCGCGCGCCGCCGCGACGTCACGAAGCAGTTCTTGCTCGAGGCCATCATGCTGTGCGTGGCCGGTGGTGCGTTCGGCATCGTGTTCGGCTTCCTGGCCGCATGGGGCCTGGGACAGGTGATCGGCGCGGTGCAAGCCGGCATGGCCGTCACGCCGGTGCTCGCGCCGGGCGTGGTGTTCGGCGCCGTGGCCGTGTGCGTGCTCATCGGCGTCGTGTTCGGCTACTACCCGGCACGCCGCGCCGCCAAGCTCGACCCGGTGGAGTCGCTGCGCTACCAGTAGGCGGCCGGCGGGCGGCAAGCTCGGAGGTTGCGCCCCTTTCGCGTCGTTCGTCGACCCAAGAGGTGGTAGAATGCATCAAGCATGAAGAAGACGTCTCGGATCGTGGGAAGCCGGGTGAGAATCCCGCACGGTACCGCCACTGTGTTTCGGCCTTGCCGATCAGCCAGAATACCGACCGAGAAGCGTGTGTGCGCAAGCGGCGAGTTACCGCGAACGCAACCCGGAGGGCAAGAAAGCCCTCGGCTTGTCTGCGTAGCGAATACGGGCTGCGCGGCCCCCTCGAATCGCGAGGGCCGCGCAGCCTTTTGTTTTGCTGTCTCTCTTCTGCGAAGCGACCGATGAAAGGAGAAGGAAGACGGTGAAGGAACAAACGATCATCCCTGCGGGGGTCATGCGGCGGGCGTGGGCCCTCCTGCTGGCCGCCGCGCTCTGCCTGGGCCTCATGCCCAGCGCAGCCTGGGCCGAAGAAAGCGAGGGTGCGGGGACGTTCTCGGTGGCGCTCACCATCGTGGACACGTCCGACCCCGCGGACGGCGTCCTGTACAACGGCAAGGTCGACGGCATGACCTCCGACGACACGGTTGCCGACCTGCTGGCGAAGGCGGGCTTCACCGCCGCGGCCAGCGCGGAGGAGACCGAGGGGAACGACAAGGCGTACTTCGACTCCTGGGGCTCCCCGACGTTCCGCGGCAACAAGTCGGTCCAGCAGCCCGACGGCTCGTGGGCCTATTGGGCGACGATGTTCGACGGCGACAGCGCGAACTACGCCAGCGCCCAGCTGACGTCGAAGCTGCAGGAGAACGGCCGCTACCAGTACATCTACACGTCCGACGCGACGTTCGCCTACGACGAGGAGGCTTCCGGATTTCCGGTGCAGCTCACCATCGTGGACACGTCCGACCCCGTGGACGGCGTCCTGTACAACGGCAAGGTCGACGGCATGACCTCCGACGACACGGTTGCCGACCTGCTGGCGAAGGCGGGCTTCACCGCCGCGGCCAGCGCGGAGGAGACCGAGGGGAACGACAAGGCGTACTTCGACTCCTGGGGCTCCCCGACGTTCCGCGGCAACAAGTCGGTCCAGCAGCCCGACGGCTCGTGGGCCTATTGGGCGACGATGTTCGACGGCGACAGCGCGAACTACGCCAGCGCCCAGCTGACGTCGAAGCTGCAGGAGAACGGCCGCTACCAGTACATCTACACGTCCGACGCGACGTTCGCCTACGACGACGAGGTTCCTCAGCTCGCGATCTACACCGTCAACGACCCCTTGGCGGGGGCGATCAAGCCCGATCCCAAGCCCGAACCCGAACCTGATGAGCCTGCCAACGATGCCGTCGCAGTAGACAGCGCTGCGTACAACACGCTGTTCGGCACCATCGCCAGTTCCTATGCGGGTACGTCCGAGGAATGGAAAGCCCTTGAGCTCGCGGCCGCCGGTCGTGTGTCGTCGGTTGACGTGGCGACGCTCGTGGCGAATGCGAAAGCAGCGAACGGTTCTCCCGAAACCACCAATTTGCAACGCTTCATCTTGGCGCTCACGGCCGTCGGCAAAACAGAGGAAGCAGCGGGGCTCGTGCAAACGATGGCGACGTCCGACATTTCGACTACCTATGTGAACGGCCAGGCGTTTGCTCTGCTCTCCTATGAAAGCGGCGCGTACGACGTGCCCGCGAACGCTCTTGAAACCGAAGCTGAGCTTGTAGCCAAGCTTCTGAGCGCGCAGCAAGCTTCCGGCGGCTGGACCTGGAAAGGCGCTGCCGAAGGGGACGATCCCGATACGACGGCCATGGTGATAACCGCTCTTGCCTCTCGCGTTTCGGACGCCTCCGTCAAAGCGGCGGTCGACAAGGGTCTCGAGGCGCTGCGCGCAATGCAGCACGAGGACGGCGGTTTCCGCGCATCCGGGGACGCGGCCGATGGTCCCATCAACGTCAGCTCTACGTCCTGCGTCGTGGTCGCCCTGTGCGCCTTGGGCGCGGATCCGGCGGCATCCATGGTCACCGAAAGCGGCGCGACGCCGTTGAGCGCGCTGCTCTCGCAGGCCACTTCCGACTTGTCCGGATTCGTTTACAACGGCGCTGCGAACGACCTCGCCACCGAGCAGGGGTTCCGGGCGCTTGTTGCGTACCAGGGCCTCAGGAACACCGGGGCGGCGTACAACGTCTACACGCAGGCGAAGCTGGGACAGGCTGCGCTGCCCGCCGACGAGCGGGAAGAAGGCGACGTCAAGCCCGCAGGGGCTCCGGCGGCCGACAAGAAGGCGCTCGCCAAGACCGGGGACGGCTCTGCGCCGTTCGCGGCCGGCACCGCGGCGCTCGCGCTCGGCGCGCTCGCGGCGGGCATCGCCGCCACGCGGCGCATGCGCGCTTCCGACGAGTTCTCGTTGCGTCGATAGGATCGCGGCAGCATGAGCGAAGATTCGAACGAGAAGACCGGCGGCTCGGGCGTCGAAACGCTCGAGCCGCGTGAGCGGGCCGAAGCGCCCGACGACCGCATCGCCCCCTCCACGCCTCGCGGCGAGGAGGGGGCTTCGGAGGGCGGGGCGTCCGCACCGGCGGCGTCCGAGCCCGCGCGTCGCCGACCGCGCAAGGCGCTGCTCGCCGTGGGCGTCGTTGCCTCCGCGGTGGCCCTGTGCGCCGTCGTGGCGAGCATGGGCTTCGCCACCGGATGGCTCGGCGACCCTGCGCCGTCCGATCCGGTGCCGATGCCCAGCGTCGTCACGGATGCGCCCTCTGACGGAGACGACGCGTCGCAGGGCGACGAGGCCGATCGCAAGGATGCCGCCGAAGAGGCTTCGGAGGGTGCGGACGGGGAAGCGGGCGCCGCCGTCGACGGCGAGGGCGCGGCGGATGCCGACGGCTCGGCCGCTTCGACGGCCGGCGAGGCGCCATCGGGCACCGAGCCTTCCGCGTCGGAGGGCGCTGCTGCACCGGCCCCGGCGCCTGCGCCCGAGCCGGCCCCGGCGCCGTCGGCCCCCAGCACCGTCACGGTGTCGGTGTACATCGACAGCTCCCGCGCCGCGTCGTACGGGTACCCCTCGTCGTTGGGCGGCGGCACGGTCACCCTCAACCAGGGCGCATCGGTCTACGACGCCCTGTGCGCCACCGGCGCGTCGGTGGGCGGGTCGAGCAGCTACGTCAGCTCCATCGGGGGCCTTGCGGAGTTCGCGTGCGGCCCGGGAAGCGGCTGGCTGTACTTCGTCAACGGATCGTCGCCCGGATACGGGTGCGGTTCGTATATCCTAAGCGGTGGCGAGAATATCACGTGGATATACACCTGCGACTTGGGCAACGATCTGTAAGGTGTATGGGTCGAGGAAAGCGAGGCGCCGTGTTCAGCAATCCGAAAGTGGCCAAGATCATGGCTGCATTGGCGATACTCTTCGCCGTGCTCGTGGTGATCTCGATCTTCCAAACGGTGCACGCCTAGGGGCGTGCCTCGCATGAAGCGCACGGCGTTCGACCTGTTCCACCCCATCGTGGCGTTCGGCTACTTCGCCGTCATGCTCGTGCTCTGCATGACGGCGATGCAGCCGGTCTACCTGGCCGTCTCGCTTGCGAGCGCGCTTGCGTACGGCGCGGTGCTGCGCGGTTGGCGGGCGACGGGCCGCTCGCTCCTCTGGCAGCTGCCCCTCGTCGCCGTCGTCGCGCTGGCGAACCCGCTGTTCTCGGCGTCCGGCTCCACCGAGCTGTTCCGCATCGGGCTGCGCGCGTTCTACCTGGAGAGCTTCGTGTACGGCGCATGCATGGGCGTCATGCTGGCCAGCGTGCTCGTGCTGTTCTCGAACGCCGCGCAGGTGCTCGACTCGGACAAGGTCATGGCGCTGTTCGGCGGCGTCGCGCCCACGGTGGGCCTCATGCTGTCGATGACGATGCGCCTCGTGCCGCAGTTCGTGCGGCGCGGCAACGGCATCGCCGACGTGGAGCGCGCGTGCACGGCGGCGCGCCCCGCCGAGGAGCCTGCGGGGAGGCTCGCCGCCCTGCGCGGCTACCTGCGGCGAACCTCGGTGCTCATGGGCTGGAGCATGGAAGACTCGCTCGAGACGGCCGGCGCCATGAAGGCGCGCGGCTGGGGGGCCGTCGCGCGGCGCACCACCTACGCGCGCTACCGGTTCCGGCGCTTCGACGCCGCGGCGCTCGCCTGCGGGGGCGCGCTCGCGCTGCTGGCCGCGGCCGCCGCCTGGGCGGCATGCGCGGAATTCCGTTTCTATCCGACGATCGGCGGGCTCGCGCCCTGGTGGAGCTATCTGCCGTACGCGCTGTTCGCGTGCCTGCCGCTCGCAATCACCGCGAAGGAGCATCTGCGATGGCGAGCGTGAAGGCGATCGAGGCGCGCGGCTTCGCGTTCCGGTACCCCGAATCGACGGCGAGCATCGGGCCGCTCGATTGGACGGTGGAGGAGGGCGCGTTCCAGCTGCTCGTGGGCGCCACGGGCAGCGGCAAGACCACGCTGCTGAGCAGCTGCAAGCCGGCCGTCGCGCCGGCGGGGGAGCGCGCGGGCGCGCTGCGGGCGTTCGGGCGTCCCGTGGACGAGCTGGACGCCCGCGAGGCCGCCGCGACGGTGGGCTACGTCGCGCAGAGCCCCGAGAACCAGATCGTGTGCGACAGCGTGTGGCACGAGCTGGCGTTCGGGCTGGAGAACCTCGGCGTGGAGCAGGACGAGATGCGCCGCCGCGTGGCCGAGGTCGCCCACTTCTTCGGCATCGAGCCGTGGTTCCGCCGCTCCGTCGCCGAGTTGTCGGGCGGCCAGAAGCAGATGACCACGCTGGCCGGCACGCTGGCGATGCAGCCGCGCCTGCTGCTGCTCGACGAGCCCACCGCCCAGCTCGACCCCGTGGCCGAGAAGAACTTCCTGCATGCCCTGTTCCGCGTGAACCGCGAGCTGGGCATCACCGTCGTCGTGGCCACCCACGCCCCCGAGGTGATGGCCGAGTACGCGACGGACACGGTGGAGCTGCGGGACGGGCGGATGCGCTCCCCGCTCGCGCCGAGCGAGCGTTTCGCGGATCGGGAAGTCCTCCGCGCGGCGCAAGCAGGGGGGCTCGCGCCCGGTCGCGATGCCGCCCGCGAGGCTCCTCCCGCCATCTCCTTCCGCGACGCCTACGTGCGCTACGATCGGGACTCCTCCTGGGTGCTTCGCGGCTGCGACCTCGACGTCGCCGCGGGCGACGTGCACGCGATCGTGGGCGGCAACGGCTGCGGGAAGTCGACGCTGCTGCGCGCGGCCGCAGGCGTGCTGAAGCCCGAGCGGGGGCGCGTGGCCAACAGGCTGTCCGCGCGCCAGGCGCTGCTCCCGCAGGATCCGAAGGCCCTCTTCGTGTGCGATACGGTGGTCGAGGAGCTGCGCGAGTGGCAGGAGGGCTGCGGCTACGACGACGCCGCCGTCGAGGCCGCGCTCGCGCGCTTCGGCCTGGACGCGCGCGCCGCCAACCATCCCTACGACCTGTCGGGCGGCCAGCAGCAGTTGCTTGCGTTCGCGAAGCTGCTGCTCACCGACCCCGACCTGCTGCTGCTCGACGAGCCGACGAAGGGGCTCGACGCGCCGTCGAAGCTGCTGGTCGCCCGCACCCTGCGCGATCTCGCGCAGGCCGGGGCGACCGTCGTCCTCGCCACGCACGACCTGACGTTCGCCGCGCTCGTCGCCGACGCCGCCACCATGCTGTTCGACGGGGAGGCCGTGTGCACCGAGCCGGCCGCCGCGTTCTTCGCGGGCAACCTGTTCTACCGCCCGACCGAGGATGCGTTCTCCCGGCTGTGGCGCGAGGAGCGCTCGTGACGCGCCCGCCTTCCCGCGCGGCGGGGCGCATCCTCGCGCTGCTCGAGGTACCGGCGCTCGTCGCCGTGCCCCTCGTGCTGGGCGCGTGCGCGTACTTCCAGGTGGAGCAGGGCGCGCTGCTCACCGTGGTCGTGGCGTTCGCGGCGGTGGGCGTGTTCTTCGCCAGCTTCGAGGCCTCGCGCCCGGCGTTGCGGCAGATCATGCCCACGGTGGTGCTCGCCGCGCTCGCGGCGGCGGGGCGCGTGCTGTTCGCGCCCATCCCCGACTTCAAGCCGGTCTCGGCCATCTGCATCCTCGCGGGGGCCGTGTTCGGCCGCCGCAGCGGCTTTCTGGTGGGCGCGCTTGCGGCGCTCGTGTCCAACTTCTTCTTCGGCCAGGGGCCGTGGACGCCGTGGCAGATGTACGCCTGGGGCCTCGTCGGCTACCTGGCCGGCGTGCTGGCCGACCGCGGCTGGCTCGACCGGCTGCCGGTGCTGTACGCCTACGGCTTCCTGTCGGCCCTGCTGTACGGCCTGCTGCTGAACGGGTGGTACGTCATCGGCTTCGTGCAGCCGTTCTCCTGGCCGGCCGCGCTCGTCGCGTTCGGCGCCGCGCTGCCGTTCGACGCGACGCACGGCGTAGCCACCGTCGTGTTCCTCGCGGCGCTCTACGTTCCCTGGCGGAAAAAGCTCGAGCGCATCAAGAGGAAGTACGCGCTGATCTGACGGACGCCGCCGATCGCGGCGCAGCGGGCGCGCGCGTGCTACAATGCCTCCCGATCATCGAAGAAGGGAGCGCCCATGTCGGCACTGTACAGCACGAAGCACGAGGCCATCGCCGCCCTCAGGCGCGGCGAGGCGGTCATCTTTCCCACCGAGACGGTGTACGGCCTGGGCGTGTCCGTCGAGGCGGCGGCGAGCCCCGACGTGCTCTACGACCTGAAGGAGCGCGACCGCGGCAAGCCCGTCTCCTGGCTCGTGGGCGGCGTCGACGACCTCGACCGCTACGGCGCGCACGTGCCCGACCTGGCCCGACGGCTCGCGCGCGCATACTGGCCGGGCCCCCTCACGCTCGTCGTGGAAGCCGGCGGGGCCGTGCCCGCGGCCTTCCGCTCGCAGGCGGGCTCCATCGGCCTGCGCATGCCCGACAGCGAAGTGGCCCTCGAGCTCATCGAGGCGGTCGGCTGCCCGCTGGCCACCACGTCGGCGAACATCTCGGGCCTCCAGGCGCCGGGCGCCTTCGACGCCCTCGACCCCGATCTGGCCGCGCGCGTGGGCGTGGTGGTGCCCGATGACGGCGACGGCGCCTTGAGCGGCGTCGCCTCCACCGTTATCGACTGCACCGGCGCAGCCCCCCGCATCCTCCGCGAAGGCGCCGTCTCCGAGGCGGACATCCAAGCGCTGGGGTAGGCTTCCAACCAGCGCGGCGGCGGCTTCGGGGTGCGCCAGAATCCCCGGACGAGCGCTCCGCGCCCCGGCATCCCCGCCGCGCGCACCCGGTCCGCGTCTCGCAAGGCCGCATCCCGCCAGGATGCGTTCTGCCGGGTTGCGTTCCCGCGGGCTTCGTCCTGCCAAGCTTCGTCCTGCCGGGTCGCGGCCTGCCAAGTCGCGGCTTGCCTTGCTGCGCCCCCCCCCCTCCAGCCCCCGACCCCTCCCAAGCACACATCCCCCCGTCTCCACCGCCCCCATCCGCGCGCCCCGCACATCGCGCGAGGGGGCCGCGCACCGTCCGATAGTGTTACGAAATCAAAATTTGTGTTACTATCGCGTCGCAAAGGGAGTATTTCGAACACGGAGGAGACGAATATGCTGGACGAATCGCTGTGGCGCGACGTTGCGGAATTCCACGGACACACGTGTCCGGGGCTTGCCATCGGCTTCAAGGCCTGCGAAGGGGCCATCGCCGAGCTGGGGCTGGACGCCGCGCACCTGCCCGCCGTCGACGAGGAGGTCGTGTGCGTCACCGAGAACGACGCGTGCGGGGTCGACGCGGTGCAGGTCCTGCTGGGCTGCACCTACGGCAAGTCCAACCTTATCCCGCGTCTGCGCGGCAAGATGGCGTTCTCGTTCTTCGTGCGCGGCACCGATCGCCAGGTGCGTCTCGTGCTGGAGGCCAAGAACGAGGGCAGGGGCCGCGACGAATACCAGAACTACCTTCTGACCACGCCGTACGAGCAGCTCTTCAAGGTTGAGAAGCCGTCGTACGGGCTGCCCGAGCCGGCGCGCCTCTTCCCCTCACAGGCGTGTGCGGCCTGCGGCGAATCGACCGCCGAGTTCGGCCTGCGCGTGCAGGGCGGCAAGCTGGTCTGCCTCGATTGCTACGATGCGTACGAGCGGGAAGGGTTCTAGTGACCGTTCAAGCCGTTCGGATAGCCGACAGGCAGAGGGGCATCGAGCGGCGCAACGTGGCGATCATTGCCGCGCTCGTCGCAGTGTGCGTGCTCGTCGCCTTCGCGGCCCTCGCGAGCGGCGCGTCGGACATGGGGCTGCTCGACAGCGCCCAGGCGCTGTTCGGATTCGGCTCGTCCCAGGACGTCATGACGGTGCGCTCCATCCGCCTGCCGCGGGTGGTGTGCGCCATCGTGGCGGGGGCGGGCCTGGCGCTGGCGGGCGCCGCGCTGCAGAGCGTGCTGGAGAACCCGTTGGCCTCCGCGTCCACCGTGGGCATCTCGCAGGGGGCCGCCTTCGGCGCCACGGTCGCCATCCTGCTGATCATCCCGTCGTTCGCCGGCTCGTCCACGAACGTGGGCATGGGCACCATCGCGCTGTTCGCGTTCGCGGGGGCGATGGCGTCCAGCCTGATCGTGCTGCTGTTCTCGCGGCTGGGGTTCTCGAGCCCCGAGAGCATCATCCTGGTGGGCGTGGCGCTTTCGGCGCTGTGGGCCGGCGCGTCCACCATCATCCAGTACTTCTCGGACGACCTCGAGCTCACGAAGGTCATCTTCTGGCAGTTCGGCGACCTCGGTCGCGCCACGTGGTCGCAGATCGGGCTCATGGCGCTGCTGGGAACCGCATGCGCCGCGTACTTCTTCGCCAACCGCTGGAACTACAACGCGCTGCAGAACGGCGGCCACGTGGCGGGCGGCCTGGGCGTCGACGTGAAGCGCACGCGCGTGCTGGGCGTGGTGGTGGCCTCGCTCATGGCCGCCGTCATGGTGTCGTTCGTGGGGCTCATCAACTTCATCGGCCTCATCGCGCCGCACATCGCGCGCCGCTTCGTGGGCGACGACTACCGTTTCCTGCTGCCCGCCTCCTTGGTGCTGGGCGCCATCATCATGCTGGCGAGCGACCTGGCCGCGCGCATGGTCATATCGCCCATCATCCTGCCCATCGGCGCCATCACGTCGTTCTTAGGCGCGCCGCTGTTCCTGTACCTGCTGTACCGGGGGTACAAACGATGAGCGCGCTGGGCGGCGGGCGGCCGCTGAGGACGAGGGACGTGGCCGGCTCCATCGGGGGATGCTTCGGCCCGAGCGAGCGGTTCTGCCCCTCCATCAACGACAGCGAGGCCGAGGCGCTTTCCCGCCGGGTGTTCGATGCGCACGCTCACGTGCACGAGCACGCCGACGGCACGGTGCACAACCATTACCATCGGCACGAAGAAGGGGAGGGGGAGGCCCCGCACGGGCGCGACGCGGCGGGCGACCCGGTCGACGAGCACGCGACCCGGCACGGCGAGCCGCCGCTTCACGAGCACGACGCGGCGTCGGCGGACGTCGCCGTGCTCTCCGCGCGCGGCCTGTCGTACGCCTATCCCGCGTCGGACGGGGCCGTGTTCGAGGACATCGGCCTGGAGGTGCGCACGGGCACGGTGACCGCCATCCTCGGCAACAACGGCGCGGGCAAGTCGACGCTGCTCAGCCTGCTGGCCGGCATCGTCAGGCCCACGGCCGGCACGGTCGAGGTGGAGGGTCGCGCGCTGGCGTCGCTCAGCCGCCGCGAGACCGCGCAGCACATCGCCTACGTCGCCCAGCAGCAGCGCATCCCGCACCTGAGCGTGTACGACCAGGTGCTGCTCGGGCGGCGTCCCCACCTCACCTGGGCGCTGTCGGACTACGATCGCACGGTGGTGGCCGAGACCATCGACCGGCTGGGCCTGGAGCCGTTCTCGACGCGCTTCCTGGACGAGCTGTCGGGCGGCGAGCGCCAGAAGGTCTACATCGCCCGCGCGCTCGCGCAGGAGCCGGAGGTGCTGCTGCTGGACGAGCCCACGAGCGCCCTCGACCCGAAGAACCAGCTGGAAGTGCTCGAGACGGTGCGCTCCATCACGCGGCAGGGGGCGCTGGCCACCGTGCTCGTCATTCACGACATCAACCTGGCCCTGCGCTTCTGCGACCGCTTCCTGCTCGTGCGCGACGGCACGGTGGTGGCCTGCGGCGGGCGCGAGGCCGTGACCGACGAGACGCTCTCGGCCACCTACGACGTGCCGTTCTGCGTGCAGCAGGTGGCCGGCGTGCCCGTGGCCATTCCGCTGGACGGCCCGAAGGACGAGCCGTCCGAGACGCTTCGAGACGAAAGGAGGCGTGCACATGGTCGCGGCTGATCAAAGGGCGCTCGAGGCGCTGTACCGCTCGTGGACGCGCTCGCGTTCAGGAGGGTACGCCGACGCGGCCGTATGGGACGCGTCGGCGGAGGAGTACAAGGATTTCGCGGTGCCTTCGTGGGATGACGACCCCTTCCTCGAGCTCCTTGCCGACGATGCCCCGCTCGACGGCGCCACGGTGCTCGACATCGGCTGCGGGTCGGGCATCTACGCCATCGCGCTGGCGGGCCGCGCGGCGCACGTGACGGGCATCGACCTCTCGGGGAAGATGGTCGAGTACGCGCGGCTCAAGGCTGCCGACGCCGGATGCGCGAACGTGGAGTTCGCGCAGGGCGATTTCAGGACCATGCGCCTGGACGGTCCCTTCGACGTGGTCATCGCCCACCTGACGCCCGCCGTCGCCGACGGCGAGACGTTCGCCAAGATGATGGGGCTCGCGCGCCGCTACTGCGCTATCGCGAAGCCCGCGCGCCGCACCGACGCCGTCCTCGACGAGCTGCGGCGGCTCGTGGGCATCGAGCCGGGCGGACGCGGCATGGACGACGATTTCCTCAAGGCGTTCTCGGCCGTGTGGCTGGCGGGGAAGGTGCCTACGGTGCGCAGCTACGAGGACGTGTGGCGCGTGGCGCGCCCGCTCGACGCGGCCGTCGGGCTGTACGCCGACCGTCTTGTGGCCTCCGACCTCGACGCCGGGCAGAAGGCCGCGGTCGCCGAGCGGCTGCGCGCGCTGGCCGCCGACGGGGTGGTGGAGGAGCGCATCGACACCACGGTGATGCTCATGGGTTGGCGCATGGGGCCGTCGGGCTGCATGCGCGCATGAGAAAGGGGCCTCGCGGCCCCTTTCTCATGGTCCCGACGGATCGGGGGCGGCATGCGCGCGGTCGTGCCGGCCGCGCTCCCGCGCCGCTACGCCGCGATGTTCGTCAGGTCGATCTGCTTGAACTCGTAGCCTTCGGCTGCCAGGTCGGCGGAGAGCTTCTTGCCCAGGAAGAACTCGGTGATCTCGTCGAGCTTCGCGGTGGGGTCGACGTCCTCGAACTGGTCGGGGTACACCATGGCGC is a genomic window containing:
- a CDS encoding class I SAM-dependent methyltransferase — its product is MVAADQRALEALYRSWTRSRSGGYADAAVWDASAEEYKDFAVPSWDDDPFLELLADDAPLDGATVLDIGCGSGIYAIALAGRAAHVTGIDLSGKMVEYARLKAADAGCANVEFAQGDFRTMRLDGPFDVVIAHLTPAVADGETFAKMMGLARRYCAIAKPARRTDAVLDELRRLVGIEPGGRGMDDDFLKAFSAVWLAGKVPTVRSYEDVWRVARPLDAAVGLYADRLVASDLDAGQKAAVAERLRALAADGVVEERIDTTVMLMGWRMGPSGCMRA
- a CDS encoding ABC transporter ATP-binding protein, which encodes MSALGGGRPLRTRDVAGSIGGCFGPSERFCPSINDSEAEALSRRVFDAHAHVHEHADGTVHNHYHRHEEGEGEAPHGRDAAGDPVDEHATRHGEPPLHEHDAASADVAVLSARGLSYAYPASDGAVFEDIGLEVRTGTVTAILGNNGAGKSTLLSLLAGIVRPTAGTVEVEGRALASLSRRETAQHIAYVAQQQRIPHLSVYDQVLLGRRPHLTWALSDYDRTVVAETIDRLGLEPFSTRFLDELSGGERQKVYIARALAQEPEVLLLDEPTSALDPKNQLEVLETVRSITRQGALATVLVIHDINLALRFCDRFLLVRDGTVVACGGREAVTDETLSATYDVPFCVQQVAGVPVAIPLDGPKDEPSETLRDERRRAHGRG